CGAACGCTTCGCTGGTCGTACTCCTCGCGGAGATCCTCCGAGAGGTGGGCACGGACCTGCTTTTGCTTCTCGTGAAGCGGGGCACGTCGCTGTCTGCTTCGTTGTTTCTCTGGCTGTCGTGTCATACTATCATCGTCGCCGTGCTGGCGATTGCGCCGAATCGTTCGGCGACCTCACGCGCGATGGGGCCTTTCAGCTCCGTCCCGCGCGGGTCCTCGTTCTCGTCGATGATGACGGCGGCGTTGTCCTCGAACTTCAGTCGGGTGCCGTCCGGACGGCGGATGGATTTCCGCTGTCGGATGACAACCGCTTCGAGCACCTGCCGTCGCATCTCCGGGGTTCCCTTCGTGACCGAGACGGTGATCTTGTCACCGAGGCCGGCCTTCGGGTGTCGGTTCTTCGCGCCCGAGTAACCCGAAACGGAGGTCACCTTCAGCTGTCGTGCGCCCGTGTTGTCGGCACACGTGATGAGCGAGCCCTTCTCAAGGCCCTGCGTCACGTCTGCGTTGAGCGCTTCCATTAGTTCTCACCCTCCGTATCCGTCGCGACGACGACGTGCGACTTCGTCTTCGATAGTGGGCGGGTCTCTGCGATACGAACCGTATCGCCGACCGAGATGTCGAGACAGTCAGGGTGGTGTGCAGAAATACGGGACCGTCGCTTCATGAGACGGTCGTATTTCGGCACTCTGACGTCGTACTCTCGCTCGACGACGACGGTTTTGTCCATGTCGGTGGAGGCGACTTCGCCCTCGACCGTCTGTCCGCGCACGCTCAGCGTGCCGTGGAACGGACAGTTCGGGTCAGAGCAGCCGGCCTCCGGTTCCGGTACGTTCAGTCCTAGCGCCATGTGTGTGGTGTTGTCAGTTCGGTTCGCCGGGCGGGACGAGCAACGAGCCGTTCGCCCTCGATGATGACCGTCTCATCCTCAAGAGTGACACGGAACGTCGCCGCCGCCTTCGGAACCTGTTTCGTCCCGTCGCCGGCCACGAGCAGGGTGTGCATCGTCTCATCGACGATGTCTCCCTCGATGCCGACGAGGTCGGCGTTCGACGACTCGATTACCTCCGCGTGGAGGCCCGCGAGTTCGTGTCGTGGCAGGGTCTGGGCGTTCATTGCGTTATTCCTCGTTGTCGCCTTCTTCCGCCTGGATCGTCTTGATCTGGGCGATGGTGCGGCGCAGCTCCTTCGTGCGACCCGGGTTGTCCGGGGCGCCACCGGCGGCCTGCACTGCCTTCGCGTTCAGCAGTTCCGTCCGAAGCTCCTCGATTTCCGCCTCGCGCTCTGCGGGCGTCATGTCGCGGATCTCCTCGACGTGCAGGATAGCCATTATTCGTCACCCTCCTCGGACTCCTCGTCCATCTCGTCGAGCAGCTCCTCGGCTTCCGCCTCGGTCTCCTCGTCGAGGTCGTCGACCTCTGCTTCGAGGTCGTCGATTTCGGACTCGATGTCGTCGTCCGACGGTGCCGACGGTGCAGCACCCTCTTCGGACTCGATGTCCTCGTCGACAAGCTCCTCTTCGGCGAGGTCGAGGGCGTCTCCCTCGACTTCCGTCTCGTCGGCGGCCGGCTCCTCGTCGAGGTCGCCCTCGATCGCCTCGTCGGCCTCCGCGAGCAGCTCGTCCACGTCGTCTTCCGCTTCCTCGATGAACGACTCCACGTCGGCATCTTCGGTGATGGTGAAGTCGTCGGGAAGCTGGGTGTTCGGCGGGATGATCTTCACCTGCACCCCGATGGTGCCGAGC
This portion of the Halosegnis longus genome encodes:
- a CDS encoding 50S ribosomal protein L14, yielding MEALNADVTQGLEKGSLITCADNTGARQLKVTSVSGYSGAKNRHPKAGLGDKITVSVTKGTPEMRRQVLEAVVIRQRKSIRRPDGTRLKFEDNAAVIIDENEDPRGTELKGPIAREVAERFGAIASTATMIV
- a CDS encoding 30S ribosomal protein S17 encodes the protein MALGLNVPEPEAGCSDPNCPFHGTLSVRGQTVEGEVASTDMDKTVVVEREYDVRVPKYDRLMKRRSRISAHHPDCLDISVGDTVRIAETRPLSKTKSHVVVATDTEGEN
- a CDS encoding ribonuclease P protein component 1 — encoded protein: MNAQTLPRHELAGLHAEVIESSNADLVGIEGDIVDETMHTLLVAGDGTKQVPKAAATFRVTLEDETVIIEGERLVARPARRTELTTPHTWR
- the rpmC gene encoding 50S ribosomal protein L29, giving the protein MAILHVEEIRDMTPAEREAEIEELRTELLNAKAVQAAGGAPDNPGRTKELRRTIAQIKTIQAEEGDNEE